The nucleotide sequence TATAATGAAATATAAATTTATAAAAGACACTTTTCTCAATTTTTTTAAAAAAAAAGAACATAAAATCATTCCTTCCTATCCTATTTATTCAAAAAATGATCCTTCTCTTTTTTTTGTTAATGCGGGAATGAATCCTTTTAAAGACTATTTCTTGGGACATGTAAAACCTGAATATACTAGAATTGCGAATGTTCAAAAATGTCTTAGAATAACTGGAAAACATAATGATTTAGAAAATGTTGGATATGATAATTATCATCATACGATGTTCGAAATGTTAGGAAATTGGTCTTTTGGAGATTATTCTAGGAAAGAAACCATAGAATGGGCTTTAGAATTATTAATCGAAGTATATAATATTCCCAATAAAAATATTTATGTATCTGTTTTTTCTGGAGATCAAGAAGATAAACTATCTATGGATAAAGAAACTTTCAAATATTGGAGAACTTTAATTGATGAAAAAAATATTCTTTTTTTTGGAAAAAAAGATAACTTTTGGGAAATGGGATTAACAGGTCCTTGTGGCCCTTGTTCAGAGATTCATATAGATTTACGTAATGATAAAGAAAAACAAGTATTACCTGGGAAATATTTAATTAATAAAAAACATCCTGAAGTAATAGAGATTTGGAATCTTGTTTTTATAGAATTTATACGTAAATCGAATGGAACATTAGAAAAACTTTCTAAAAAACATGTAGATACAGGAATGGGACTGGAAAGATTATGTATGGTTTTACAAGGTAAAGTTTCTAGTTATGAAACTGATATTTTTTATCCTATTATTCAAGATATAAAAGATTATTTAGGAAATATTTATCATGAAAAGGATTTTGATCAAAAAGTGTCCTTACGGATTATAGCAGATCATTTAAGGGCTATTGTTTTTTCTATTTCAGATGGTCAATTACCGTCCAATAATGGAGCCGGTTATGTGATTAGAAAAATATTGAGGAGGTCTGTTGTTTGTGCAAGACGTTTTTTTAATCAAAAAGAACCTTTTATTTATAAATTTGTCAATTCTTTGGTAAGAGAAATGAAAAGTTCTTTCCCAGAATTGGAAAATAAAAAAAAATATATACAAGACATTATCAATGAAGAAGAATTATCTTTTTTAAATATTATTGAAATAGGGAGCAAAAAAGTTCAACATATAATTAATAAACATAAAGAAAAAAAAGAAAAAATTATTGATGGAAAAAAAATTTTCAAATTACACGATACTTATGGTTTTCCTATCAAATTATCTAAAATATTAGTTGAAAAAAGCAATTTATCTATTGATGAAAAATCATTTCAAAAAAAATTGTTAGAACAAAAAAAAAGATCAAAAAAAGAAAATAATTCAATGATAAAAAAAGATTGGATTAAAATCCATGATGATTTTCATGTCAACCAAAATTTCGTAGGATATAATTGTATGGAATGTGATATTTATATATTAAAATATAGAGAAGTAGAAAATAAATTAAAAAAAATTCATTATTATGAATTAGTTTTTTCTCAAACCCCTTTTTATCCTGAAGGTGGAGGTCAATTGGGTGATGTGGGTATTATAAAAAATAAATTTGAAAAAATTGATGTGTTAGATACTCAAATCGAAAATTCCATTATTATACATCATGTTAAAATATTGCCTTCAAATATTTTTTCTTCTTTTAAAGCCATCATAAATAAAAATAGAAGATCAAAAATAGAGAAAAATCATACTTCTACCCATTTATTACATTTTTCTTTAAAAAAAGTTTTAGGGGATCATATTCAACAAAAAGGATCTTATGTAGGAGACGATTATCTAAGATTTGATTTTTCTCATTATAAAAAAATAACTCATCAAGAGTTAAACAAAATAGAAAATCTTGTTCAAGAACTAATTTTTTATGATCTTTTATTGGAAATAAAAACGTTTCATTCTTTACAAGAAGCTAAAAAAAATATTTCTTTTAGTGGGATAAATGAAATATTTCAAGATAAATATAAACAAAAGGTTAGAGTTATTACTTTTGGGGAATCTTCCGAATTATGTATTGGAACACATGTTAAACGTACTGGATTAATTCATGTTTTTGAAATATTATCAGAATCTTCTATATCACATGGAATACGTAGAATTAAAGCCATAACTGATGAGAAAGCTGTTAAACATTTGAAATATATTCGTGATCAATATCAATCTTTGAAAAAGATAATGAAATGTCCAGAATCCCCCATAAAAAGTTTGTTAATTTTGAAAAAGTCTAATGAAAAATTAAAACAAGAAATATCAGAAGTAAATTTACAAAAAATAAAAATATTAAAAAAAGAATATTCTTTGAAAGCAATACAATTATCTTCTTCTATAAAATATATATGTGAAATTGATCCTCATGAAGAAAAAGAAATAAATATTATGAGAAAAGTAGTCTTAGACTTAAGACATGAGATAAATAATTTGTTTATAATTATAGGGTTTACAAAAAATAAAAAAGCGATTATTTTTATATCTATTTCTGATTTTGTAATCAAAAATAATAATGTTCATGCTCATAAGATTATATGTAATATGGCAGGTTATATACATGGAAAACATTGGGGGGACTCTTCTTTCGCTACAGCTATAGGATCTAGGAAAGAGGGGTTGAATTTAATTTTAAAAGATGCAATTGCGTATAAAGAATCATTAAAATCATAAATAAACTTTGATAGATATTTAAAATGCTTAAATTTGAAATAAAAACAATAAATAAATATATGAGTCTATGAATGATAGATATTCTTTTCTAAATGGCATTCATTTCAAAGATATAGAATTTCTATATAATAAATATAAAGAAAATCCCAATTCAATAGAATCAACTTGGAGTGCTTTTTTTCATGGATTTGATTTTGGAAAAGAAAATTATAAAAATGTTATAAAATCAAAAGATATACAAAAAGAATTTTTAGTATATGATTTAATTCATGCTTATAGAAAGAGAGGGCATTTTTTTGCAAATACAAATCCTATTCTACAAAAAATAAAAAAGCATATACCCTCTTTAGACTTGATAAATTTTGGATTATCTGAAAAAGAATTAGACAGATATTTTAATGTAGGAAAATTAATAGGGATAGGGAAAACTTCGTTAAGAAACATAATTAATCATTTAAAAAAGATCTATTGTCAATCTATAGGAATAGAATACATGTATATTTCTGATCCTGAAAAAATTAATTGGATTGAGAAATGGTTTTATAAAGAAAAATTGCAATTTTCTACAGAAGAAAAAAAATTTTTTTTGAAAAAATTAAATGAAGCTATTACTTTTGAAAATTTTATTCATACAAAATTTGTAGGTCAAAAAAGGTTTTCTATAGAAGGGAACGAATCCACATTGCCTGCATTAGAAGAAATGATAGAATATACATCTTACAGATATCTAACAGAAGAATTCATAATTGGAATGCCACACAGAGGCCGATTAAATATTCTTTCTAATTTTTTTCAAAAAAATTATTCTCAGATATTCATTGAATTTCAAGGAAAAGAATATAAAGAAAAAAATTTCTCTGGCGATGTTAAATATCATTTAGGGTTTTCTAATAAAAGAAAAACTCGCAAAGGTAGATATATTAAACTCAATTTAGTCCCTAACCCTTCTCATTTAGAATCTGTGTATGCTATTGTAGAAGGAATTACACGTGCAAAAATAGATATAACCTATAATCAAAATACTAATTCTGAAAAAATTATTCCTATTTTAATACATGGAGATGCATCTTTATCCGCTCAAGGAATTGTATATGAAGTCCTTCAATTATCTCAATTAAAAGGATACAAAACTGGAGGAACAATTCATATTGTAATTAATAATCAAATAGGATTTACCACAAATCCTAGTGAAGGGCGTTCCAGTATGTATTGTACTGATATAGCTAAAATACTTATGGTCCCAGTCTTGCATGTAAACGCTGATGATGTGGAATCTGTTATTCGGGCTATTTATTTTGCTATAGATTTTAGAATGCGTTATCACGAAGATATTTTTATAGATTTGTTGGGGTATAGAAAATATGGACATAATGAAGGGGATGAACCTAGATTTACACAGCCTTCTTTATATAAAGCTATTTCAAAACATACTAATTCTTATGAATTATATAAAATAAAATTGGAAAAAGAGAAAATTGTCAGTCATAATGATATAAAAAACATGGAAAAGGAATATGAAAATATTCTTAATGTGAAATATAATGATGCAAATAACATCAAATGGAATGTGTTGAATTCTTTTTTAGAAGAAGAATGGAAAGATACTCCTATCGTGTTTAATAATGAAGAAATCTTAAAAAAAGTAGATACACGATTTCCTATCGAAAAAATCATAA is from Blattabacterium cuenoti and encodes:
- the alaS gene encoding alanine--tRNA ligase, yielding MKYKFIKDTFLNFFKKKEHKIIPSYPIYSKNDPSLFFVNAGMNPFKDYFLGHVKPEYTRIANVQKCLRITGKHNDLENVGYDNYHHTMFEMLGNWSFGDYSRKETIEWALELLIEVYNIPNKNIYVSVFSGDQEDKLSMDKETFKYWRTLIDEKNILFFGKKDNFWEMGLTGPCGPCSEIHIDLRNDKEKQVLPGKYLINKKHPEVIEIWNLVFIEFIRKSNGTLEKLSKKHVDTGMGLERLCMVLQGKVSSYETDIFYPIIQDIKDYLGNIYHEKDFDQKVSLRIIADHLRAIVFSISDGQLPSNNGAGYVIRKILRRSVVCARRFFNQKEPFIYKFVNSLVREMKSSFPELENKKKYIQDIINEEELSFLNIIEIGSKKVQHIINKHKEKKEKIIDGKKIFKLHDTYGFPIKLSKILVEKSNLSIDEKSFQKKLLEQKKRSKKENNSMIKKDWIKIHDDFHVNQNFVGYNCMECDIYILKYREVENKLKKIHYYELVFSQTPFYPEGGGQLGDVGIIKNKFEKIDVLDTQIENSIIIHHVKILPSNIFSSFKAIINKNRRSKIEKNHTSTHLLHFSLKKVLGDHIQQKGSYVGDDYLRFDFSHYKKITHQELNKIENLVQELIFYDLLLEIKTFHSLQEAKKNISFSGINEIFQDKYKQKVRVITFGESSELCIGTHVKRTGLIHVFEILSESSISHGIRRIKAITDEKAVKHLKYIRDQYQSLKKIMKCPESPIKSLLILKKSNEKLKQEISEVNLQKIKILKKEYSLKAIQLSSSIKYICEIDPHEEKEINIMRKVVLDLRHEINNLFIIIGFTKNKKAIIFISISDFVIKNNNVHAHKIICNMAGYIHGKHWGDSSFATAIGSRKEGLNLILKDAIAYKESLKS
- a CDS encoding 2-oxoglutarate dehydrogenase E1 component: MNDRYSFLNGIHFKDIEFLYNKYKENPNSIESTWSAFFHGFDFGKENYKNVIKSKDIQKEFLVYDLIHAYRKRGHFFANTNPILQKIKKHIPSLDLINFGLSEKELDRYFNVGKLIGIGKTSLRNIINHLKKIYCQSIGIEYMYISDPEKINWIEKWFYKEKLQFSTEEKKFFLKKLNEAITFENFIHTKFVGQKRFSIEGNESTLPALEEMIEYTSYRYLTEEFIIGMPHRGRLNILSNFFQKNYSQIFIEFQGKEYKEKNFSGDVKYHLGFSNKRKTRKGRYIKLNLVPNPSHLESVYAIVEGITRAKIDITYNQNTNSEKIIPILIHGDASLSAQGIVYEVLQLSQLKGYKTGGTIHIVINNQIGFTTNPSEGRSSMYCTDIAKILMVPVLHVNADDVESVIRAIYFAIDFRMRYHEDIFIDLLGYRKYGHNEGDEPRFTQPSLYKAISKHTNSYELYKIKLEKEKIVSHNDIKNMEKEYENILNVKYNDANNIKWNVLNSFLEEEWKDTPIVFNNEEILKKVDTRFPIEKIIKISHKIFSLPKEKKFFRKTEFIFKKRLEMIKKEFVDWSMAELLAYGTLLYEGYHIRLSGEDVARGTFSQRHVVIKTEKEEEIILLNKIFEKQGKIQVFNSPLSEYGALGFDYGYAMCSPHVLTLWEAQFGDFGNGGQIIIDQYISSGESKWKIRNGIVLLLPHGYEGQGPEHSSARIERYLQLCANNNLFVVNCTTPSNFYHLIRRQMKLKFRKPLIVFTPKSLLRNPKCLSTIKDLSTGIFQEILDDPYVKKANKITKLIFCSGKIYYELLNKRESIQDEKTALIRIEQIYPLKMDDIKKLIDKYENKKEIFWVQEEPENMGLWSFILNKLGDIISFHLIAPSESSSPSTGSYPDFLRIQNKILKKAFF